Proteins from a genomic interval of Balaenoptera acutorostrata chromosome 21, mBalAcu1.1, whole genome shotgun sequence:
- the MTNR1A gene encoding melatonin receptor type 1A: MAGRPWGAPGGTSKGNGSALLEASQQAPSGGEGARPRPSRLASRLALVLIFTIVVDILSVYRNKKLRNADGDSSLMVWWPNWGGVSSPSLRCPGTAWG, encoded by the exons ATGGCGGGGCGGCCGTGGGGCGCGCCGGGCGGGACCTCCAAGGGCAACGGCAGCGCGCTGCTCGAAGCCTCGCAGCAGGCGCCGAGCGGCGGGGAGGGCGCGCGGCCGCGCCCCTCGAGGCTGGCCTCCAGGCTCGCCCTCGTCCTCATCTTCACCATCGTGGTGGACATCCTGTCCGTGTATCGGAACAAGAAACTGAGGAACGCAG ATGGTGATTCTAGTTTAATGGTGTGGTGGCCGAACTGGGGAGGCGTTTCGAGCCCATCCCTGCGATGTCCAGGCACAGCTTGGGGGTAG